Part of the Zhongshania aliphaticivorans genome, ATTTCTTTGCTGTTATTTGGCTTTTTAAAAATCATTAGCCTTATCGCTGTTTATATCCGCAGTAGGGTTAACTACCGCAATGCCATCTTTAATTTCAGCTAATGAAAGTTCACGTTCAATTTGTCCAAGCATATTAAGTGTCAGGGTTCCTGTCTCTCCAAATACTTGCCCGCTAGCGCCATTTTGCAGTTGTTTTAAACGGAGGTGCAGTCTAAAGCTATCAACACCCAGTGCGTACATACGCTCGTAGCGAGGACTAGATGGGATGCCGGCGCTAATATCTTGACGAATCGTAGAATTCTCATCAAAAATCCAAGGAATGTCGATAAAGCGTACGCCGTTGATATCTTGGTCTTTTCCAGGGGCATTGTTGCCTCTGTAGATGTGGGAGGTGGCATAAACCGGAATGTCGCCTGCATAGTGGTAGGCAAGCAGTGGTTTTATGGCGCGACCTTCGTTGGGTCGTGCGAGTAGGAAAATAAAATCAACGTCAGAGCGACGATAGGGCTCGTAGTCGGGGCGTATACCTATAATTTGTTGAAGGCGTTTTAAACGCTGTTGGCTACGGTCTATTTGCAGTGTGGATTTTATTTGTTCTGAGTAGTTGTTTTTTGTGGTGTCGAAGGTTTGGTTAGCAACTATCTTGCCATTTAGGTTGCGCCAGCGTTCGGCAAAGGCGTTGGCCACTTTTTGCCCCCATGCGCCCTCGGGGCTAAGAATTAACGCGCGGACATAGCCTTTTTTCGCGGCAATCTCGGCAATTTGTTCGGCCTCTTCTTCTGGGTTGAGTCCAAACTGGTATAAGCCACTGGGAAAGTTCTGGCCATCAATTCGGTTTAGGGCGAGTGTGGGAACGGTCATTGAGTTCGTGTGGCGTGAGGCGAGTGCGCTTAAGTTTTCCTTCTCTAGAGGGCCAATAATAAGCTTGTTGCCTTTATTTATAGCGGCTTGGTAGAGCGAATTAATGTCGTCGGTATTGCTGTCGTATTGATTGATTTGAGGTACATTCCCGCCCTGAGTGAGCGTGTCGTAATAAGCGGCAAAAAAACCATCGCGGATTGCTTTGCCATAGGCTGCAAGCCTTCCTGTTACGGGAAGGATTAATGCGACTTGGCTAGGTCTTTCAATAATTAAATCATTGAGTTTGTCTAGGCCGCCGGGAAGTGAGTCGTGTGCGGGGTGTTTTGGCCAGTTCCGGAGCCAAGTATCTCGTTGCTGCACTTGAGCTTCAATATTGTTTTGGTTGTCTTTTGCTATAGAGGCGAGCTCCAGCCAGCCTATGTAGTCTTTATTGGTGGCGCTGTTAATATTGTTTGCTAATACTGTAGTTGGTATTTGCATTAAGGATGCCCATATGGACTCCCTGTTGAACGGTTGTTGGCTGGGGCTGAGCAATGGGTCTATGAAAATTCTTTCACGTGCTGCGGATAGGTGGTCGCCTTCGATTTCGTAGAGGGAGGCGCGAAGCTGGCTATATTGCATTTGTCGACGAATGGGCGCGTCAAGCACAGCTTTTTCTACTATTGAGTCTGATAATTCTGCAAGCGCTTGTTGAAATTCTGCATGACCACGTAGTACGCGTGCTCGAATAAGCGCTAAGCGCAGTGCTTGGTCTGGGTTGAGTTCTGGGCTAATGAGCTCGCCAACAACGTCATCAGCACGGGCAAGTTCTCCTTCCCGCAGAAGCACTTCTGCTGCTCGTAGCAATAGTTCCGCAGAGTCTTGAGTGTCCATCGTTTTGGCGTTAGCAAGCCATTGCTCTGCCGTGTCGATGTTTACTGTGGCGGCGTTAAATTCTTGCTGTGGGCTAACATTGGGGCGCGGTCTAATGGTGTATTTTTCGCTGCTACTTTGTCGTGATTTAAGCGGTTTGGTGGGCGTAGAGCCGCAGCTCGCCAAGGAGATGGCGACAATTAATAATATAAAAGTTCTTGTAATCATGGTTTCGCCGTTGTTAGTCTGCGCGGTCATTGGAATTCATTGTGAGGCTTGCTTGTGGATAATGCCGCCACCCTCTACGTTGTTGCCACACCGATTGGTAATTTAGCGGATATGGTACCCCGAGCTGTAGAGGTCCTACAAACAGTAGCGCTCATTGCCGCCGAAGATACTCGCCATAGCAGGGTTTTACTTAATCATTTTGACATAAATACGCCACTCTGTGCTTATCACGACCATAGTAATAGCTTCGAGCTTGAGCGCCTAATGGTTCATTTGCGTGAAGGCAAAAATCTAGCGTTAATCTCAGACGCGGGCACGCCCCTGGTTTCTGATCCTGGCTATCGTTTAGTAGATCAAGCACTGCAGGAAGGGATAAAAGTCGTTCCCATTCCCGGTGCGTGCGCGGTGATTGCAGCTTTAAGTGTGGCTGGTTTACCCTCAAATAGGTTTATGTTTGAAGGGTTCTTGCCTGCCAAGCAGCACGCTCGATTAGCGGTGCTGAAAAGCTTGCAGCGAGAGCAAAGGACAATGATATTTTATGAGGCACCGCATAGAATACGTGAGAGTTTGGCGGATATTAGTGCTGCAATGGGTGGTGAACGTACGGTGGTGATGGCGCGGGAAATAACTAAATTGTATGAAACTGTAAAGCGTTTGCCCGCCGCTGAATTGTATGAGTGGGTGAGTGCGGACAGTAATCAGCAGCGCGGCGAGTGTGTAATATTAATAGAAGGGTTTAAAGGGGATATTGATATACCTGCAGAGGTTATTGATACCCTTAATGTTTTGCGGGCGGAGCTGCCGCTTAAGCAAGCTGCTAGCTTGTGTGCCAAAATCAGTGGTCTTAAAAAGAACCGTTTATATCAATATGGTTTGGATTTCCCGCTGGATCGAGGTGTATAAAAGCGCTTGCTAAATGGTGAACTACTGGTTATTCTTACAGTTGAGTCGGCCAGACGATCGCTCTTCAGTTTTCTGTTGAGAGGAAAGTCCGGGCTCCGCAGGGCAAGGCGCCAGGTAACTCCTGGGAGGTGCGAGCCTACGGAAAGTGCAACAGAAAATACACCGCCTAAGTAGCGCAAGTTACCGGTAAGGTTGAAATGGTGCGGTAAGAGCGCACCGCGCGACTGGCAACAGCTCGTGGCATGGTAAACCCCGCCTGGAGCAAGGCCAAATAGGAATCCAGCGCTGTGGCCCACAGTGGATTCGGGTAGGCTGCTAGAGGCTTGCGGTGACGCAGGTCCCAGATGAATGGTCGTCCAAGACAGAACCCGGCTTATCGGCCGACTCAATTTCTCTCCTTTATTTATTAAAAAACCATTAACACTTAATGTTCTACATTAAGTCGCTGGCGCATGTCTTTGTTTTGTCAAAATTAGCTTAAATTCCGCATTGTTCTTGCCATGATTATTCACGCAAGTTATTGACGTATTTACAAAAAATCCCTGCTATTTCCCTCTTGTGTAGCTTGACACTTGTGCTTGCTAGTTCCTATAGTGTGCGTTAGTGGGTAAAAGTGGTTTTTAGTGGTTTTTTGCGGTTTAAATGCGGAGCTTGGTGGGAATTATGTTCCTTGGTAGTCACACAATCACAATGGATAGTAAGGGGCGCTTGGCGATACCAGCCAAAATTCGCGACGCCTTAATGTCCGCGTGTGAGGGTCGTTTAGTGATTACGGCTCATACCGAGGAGCGGTGCTTGCTGGTTTATCCCGAGCCGCAGTGGCTTGATTTGCTTCCAAAGATAGAGGCGCTTCCTAATATTCATCGTAAAGCGCGCCTCGCTCAGCGTTTATTGTTGGGTTATGCCACGCCGTTAGAAATGGATGGCAATGGTCGTGTGCTGCTGTCCCAGCCTTTGCGGGATTATGCTGATCTAGATAAAAAGTTGCTGCTTGTGGGGCAGGGTAAGAAATTAGAGCTGTGGAGTGAATCTGGCTGGTTTGAATGGCTGGGTGCAGCTGGGGAGGGAGAAATGCCAGAAGAAATGTTGTCCCTTTCCCTTTAGGAGAGAGTCCATTGGAACAACATTTAACCGTACTGCTAAATGAGGCTGTTGAGTCTTTGGTGACGGATACCGACGGAAGCTATGTTGATGGCACGTTTGGTCGGGGCGGACATAGCCGTTTGGTTTTGTCGAGATTATCATCAACTGGCAGTTTGCTGGGAATAGATAAGGATCCTCAGGCAATTGCTGAAGGGGAGCAGTTGGAGATTGATGACTCGCGATTTCGTATAGCACGGGGTTCTTTTGCTGAGTTATCGGATCTTGCAGAGCACGTTAAGTTTGCAAGACCGTTTACAGGTGTATTGCTTGATTTGGGTGTGTCTTCACCACAGTTAGACCAGGCTGAACGTGGCTTCAGCTTCATGCGTGATGGTGACTTGGATATGCGCATGGATACCGATAATGGCTTGAGTGCGGCGGAGTGGATTGCCACTGCGGAAGAGTCGGAGATGGTGAAAGTACTGCGAGATTACGGTGAGGAGCGTTTTGCAAAGCGAATTGTGCGAGCAATTATCGCAGCGCGAGAAGAGGCTCCAATTACTCGCACATTACAGTTGGCCAAAATTGTTAGTGAAGCAAACCCTGCTTGGGAGAAGCATAAGCACCCAGCAACGAGAAGTTTTCAGGCAATTCGAATTTTTATAAATGACGAGCTGACAGATTTAGAGCGTTTGTTGGGTAATGTGGTGGATCAGCTTGCTGTAGGTGGGCGCTTGGTGGTGATTAGTTTTCACTCACTGGAAGATCGTATGGTTAAGCGATTCATGCGTCGGCAGTCTGAGGGTGATGATGTACCTGCATATATACCCGTTACTGAAAGTCAGCGTAATCGTCGTTTGAAAATAATTGGCAAAGCGATTAAAGCATCAGAACAAGAGATTGAGATGAACCCTAGGTCGCGAAGTGCGGTGATGCGAGTGGCTGAAAAACTGGCTTAAGGTCTGGGCTTAAATTAAGAGCAGAGGTGGTAGATGTTGGAAAAAAAACAGCGCATCTCGAGCAAAAAAAGATATAGGGCAGAGGACAGTGTGCCGGCTCCCATTGGCGGGGTGGCAGTGCCATTGTTTATTTTGTTAGTGCTTATTTCTTGTGTCGCCGTGGTTCAGAGTTCGCATAAAAGCAGGAAGTTGTTTGGTCAGCTACAAGATTTACGACGGGAAGCAATGGTGCTTGAAGAGGACTGGGGACGATTGTTACTTGAGCAGAGTACATGGGCTTCGCCAGATCGAGTGCAAGATCTGGCGGTTCAGAAATTAAAAATGCAAGCGCCTAAAGCGCGGGAAGTGAAAATGGTTGGGGGTTATGGGAAAGCAGGTTAAAGCACCTATTTCACCGTGGCGTTTCCGTATGGTTGTGGGAGCGCTGCTTTTGCTCGCCCTGCTTTTGGTGTGGCGAACTCTAACTTTGCAGGTGTTGGATGTTGATCGCGGTTATGAGTTCTTACAGGGTCAGGGGAATGCGCGCACCAATCGTACTGAGCTAATACCTGCGCATAGAGGAATGATTTCCGATCGTAATGGCGAACCTCTTGCGGTAAGTACCCCCGTTGCATCAATTTGGGCAAATCCGAAAGAATTGAAGAATGCAAAGGGTGAGTGGGCACGTCTTGCTGCTAGCCTTGATATGAAAACAGAGGATTTGTCGCGTCGTATTGATCGTTATCGCAATAGTCAATTTATGTATTTGCGTCGCCATATGGCGCCGGGTGTGGCCAAGCAGGTCATGCAGATGAAGATACCTGGAGTGTATTTGCAGCGAGAATACCGTCGTTTTTATCCTGCAGGAGAAGTGACGTCGCATGTACTTGGTTTTACAGATATTGATGATCGTGGCCAAGAGGGCTTAGAGCTGGCATACGATGAATGGCTTAATGGTACGCCAGGAAGAAAACAGGTCCTAAAAGATTTATACGGCAATATCATTAGGGAGATAGATGCCGGTGAGGCGGCTAGGCCGGGTAAAGATGTCCAGCTAAGTATAGATCTGAGATTGCAGTATCTCGCCTATAAAGAGCTTAAAACGGCAATTGCAAAAACCGGCGCTAAGGCCGGTTCGGTCGTTATTATCGACAGTGAAAATGGCGAAGTGCTGGCGATGGTTAATCAGCCTTCTTTTAATCCGAATAATCGCAGCCAGCTGGTTCCCGATGCAATGCGTAATCGTGCTGTTATCGATATGTTTGAACCCGGCTCGACCGTGAAGCCATTAACAATTGTTGCGGGTTTAGAAAGTGGTAAATACAAGCCCGAAACCATAATTAATACCAACCCTGGTTACATCAAGGTTGGTCCAAAGCTGCTTGAGGATCATAGGAATTATGGTTCGATATCCGTTGCTCAGATATTAAAAAAATCAAGCCAAGTTGGTACTACCAAGATTGCACTTTCTTTGGATGAGCATGATGTGTGGGGTGTATTTAACCGCTTCGGGCTTGGTCGTTCTACGGGTTCGGGTTTTCCTGGAGAAAGTAATGGGCTGTTGCCTAATCGGCCTAATTGGCGGCCTATTGAGCGAGCCACCTTTGCGTTTGGATATGGTCTTACAGTAACAAATTTACAGCTTGCACAGGCATATTCGGTATTAGCAAACAGGGGTATGTTCCAGCAGGTATCGTTATTAAAACGCACCGAAAAGCCGGTAAAGCAGCAAGTGATTTCTGCAAAAATTGCACGTCAAATTGTCGATATGCTTGAGGGAGTTACCGAGCTGGGGGGGACTGCAACAAGAGCTCAAGTGGATGCTTATCGTATAGCTGGAAAAACAGGAACCTCGCATAAAGCGATAGCCGGAGGTTATGCAGAGGATCGCTATTTTGCTTTGTTTGCAGGGGTTGCGCCGGCAAGTAACCCTCGCATTGTAGCGGTTGTCACCATCGATGAACCTCGGGGAGATTATTTTGGTGGTCTAGTAGCGGCGCCGGTATTTTCCAAAGTGGTTTCAGATGCGCTGCGCCTTTTAAATGTTGCTCCGGATAATCTTGAGCCGGAAGCCCCTAAGCCAAAAGTGAAGAGGGACTCTGCAGCGTGATGACTGAGCAACAGGATTATACGGTGCCGCGATTGTTGGGTGACTTACTGCCTGGCTTGTCTGCGGAAGTGGCTGCAGTGCCGGTAACTGGCTTAGCTCTGGACAGCCGTAACGTGCGACCTGGTGATGTGTTTCTAGCTGTGAATGGCCACAGTGTGGACGGTCGCGATTATATAAAATCCGCTATTCAATCAGGGGCTGTCGCTGTTGTTGCTGACGCGCCGTTTGATGCTGCACAGTGGTCTTTGCCGGTAATTGTTGTTGAAGATTTATCTGCCAAGTTAAGTGATATCGCTGGACAATTTTTTGATCACCCTTCGTCACAATTGAAGCTAATCGGTATTACTGGAACAAACGGAAAAACCAGCTGCGCATGGATGGTTGCACAGTTATTGGAGGTGATTGGAGAGCCTTGTGGATTAATAGGCACGTTGGGCAACGGGAGGTTCGGTCGTTTAAACAGTGGTAATAACACCACGCCTGATGCCGTGTCGGTACAGGCATTATTAAGTGATTGGCGAGATGGCGGTGCCGGCTGGGCAGCGATGGAAGTTTCCTCACACGGTTTGGCTCAGCACCGAGTAGCTGCACTGCAATTTACAGCGGCTGTGTTTACCAATTTGACGCAAGACCACCTCGATTACCACGGTTCTATGGAAGCCTATGGAGAGGAAAAATCACGATTGTTTCGCTGGTCTGATTTGCAGTTGGCGGTGATTAATCGTGATGATGAATTTGGCCGGCAGTTAATTAAAAGATCAAAGGCTCAGCGAGTTGTAGACTTCAGCGTATTTGATAATCGGGCAATGGTATACGCCGAGGATGTGCACTGCGATATGGAGGGTATTCGTGCGCGCTTACTAAGCGCGTGGGGCGACCTAACGATTAAGTCATCTTTACTTGGCGGTTTTAATCTTTCTAACTTATTGGCTGCGATTACGGTGTTACTTGGTCTGGGCGTTCCAGCTAAAAAGATTGAGGCGGCATTGCCCTCGTTAAAGCCGGTGCCGGGACGAATGGAATGTTTACGGTCTGCAGATAATGTTCTTGTGGTTGTTGATTACGCACATACCCCAGATGCTTTGCAAAAAGTATTAGAAACTTTACGTCCAATTATTGATGGGCAGATTATTAGTGTAATGGGCTGTGGTGGCGATAGGGATAAATCAAAGCGGCCGTTAATGGGGGCTATTGTCGAGCAATATTCGGATCGAGTTTGGGTAACAAACGATAACCCTAGAACCGAGTCGGCAGATGCGATTGTTGCAGATATTTGCGAGGGGATGCGTAAGCAACCAGCGGTAGAGTTAGAACGAGATGTAGCAATAAATACGGCTATTCGAACTGCTAAGCCAGGTGATGCTGTGCTACTGGCAGGTAAGGGGCATGAAAATTACCAAGAAATAGCAGGGCGACGTTTGCCTTTTAGTGACCTCCAATGTGCGCGATTGGCCTTGGCAGCGAGGTCAGCATTGTGATTGTGCCAATGACTTTGCAGCAGCTTGCAATGTGCACATCAGGAACGCTGTGTGGTGAGAATGTTCAATTCCATGGGGTGTCAACAGATAGTCGCCAATTGGATAAAGACGATTTATTTGTGGCCTTGTCGGGTGAGAGTTTTAACGGCAATCAATTTGTTGAAGTAGCAAAAATTAAAGGAGCTAGCGCAGCATTAGTTTCTGAGGCAACGGATAGTATTCCCAGTGTGCTAGTTGCTGATTGTCGTCATGCTTTTGGTTTAATGGCCAGAGAAAATCGTCGACAATTTACTGGTGCGTTGGTAGCCGTTACTGGAAGTAGCGGCAAGACCAGTACCAAGGAAATGTTAGCGAGTATTTTTTCTCAGTGTGGAGAGGTATTTGCCACCCGAGGGAATTTGAATAATGAAATTGGCGTGCCTTTAAGTTTGCTTGCTATAGAGAAAAAGCATCGTTTCGCTGTTATTGAAATGGGTGCAGCGAAACAAGGTGATATTGCCTATTTGTGTGAATTTGCAGAGCCCGACATCGCGATTTTAACCAATGCGCAACCTGCGCATATTGCTGGTTTTTTATCGCTGGAAGGTGTGGCGAAGACCAAGGGTGAGATATTTCGCGGTTTGCCCAAGCATGGCCTTGCGGTCATAAATGCTGATGATACGTTTTGCGAATATTGGCAAGAAAATGCCGCGCATGTAAAGCAGTGTCTATTCAGCCTTGTGCGGGAGGATGTAGATGTGTTTGCGCGTGATATCGACTTAAGTGTGCCCGGTACGGTTAAATTTGAATTGGTGAGTTTCAAAGGTAAAGCAATAGTATGTATGCCGCTTTCAGGCAGGCATATGGTTGCCAATGCATTGGCCGCCGCTGCGGCGTCATTATCCGCTGGGGTTAGTCTAAGTGACGTTGTTGCCGGTCTAGAGGCAATGAAAGGCGTTAGTGGTCGCTTATTGCGCAGAGAGATTGCTGGAGTGGCAGTAATTGATGATAGCTACAATGCAAACCCTGGCTCTGTGCGGGCAGCAATTGATGTGCTGGCTAGTAGTGAAGGTAGAAAAATACTGGTTATGGGGCATATGGGCGAGCTTGGTTCAGAAGCTGGTTTACGACACCGAGAGATCGCAGCCTATGCGCGAGAAAATAAACTTGATGCCCTATTTGTTGTTGGTGATTTCGCATCATTAATGGCTGATGAGTTTGGTCAGCAGAGTTTCGCATTTGCGAATAAACAAGAAATGATATTAATGATGAACGTTTTTGTAAAAGCAGGGGATACCGTCTTAGTGAAAGGGTCGCGAAGTGCGGGAATGGAAGACGTGGTTGATGCCCTTTCATCTGAATTGCTAGGGAGGAATAGCTAATGTTGCTATTTCTTTTTGAGTATTTAAGTCAGCACGTAAGTGGCTTTGCGGTTTTTCAATACCTGAGTTTTCGCGGGATTCTTGGTGTGTTGACGGCGTTGGCGATTTCTTTGTTAGTCGGCCCAGTGATGATTCGAAAATTAAATTATTATCAAATCGGTCAAGCCGTACGTGATGATGGTCCGCAATCTCATTTAAGTAAGTCTGGCACTCCTACCATGGGTGGCGCATTGATACTGGTCGCGATTTTTACTAGTACATTACTTTGGTCTGATTTACGAAACCCCTTTGTATGGACGGTATTGCTTGTTACTGCGATATTTGGTGCAGTCGGTTGGGTTGATGATTACCGCAAGGTGATTGAGCGGAATCCACGAGGACTTCCTGCTAGATGGAAATATTTTTGGCAGAGTGTAGCTGGATTAGGCGCTGCCATTTTTCTTTATATGATTGCCGATAGTCCTGTAGACACACAATTGTTTTTCCCGTTTTTTAAAAATGTAAGTTGGCAGATGGGCGCGTTTTTTATTGTGCTAACGTATTTTGTGATTGTTGGGTCAAGTAATGCCGTTAATTTAACAGATGGTTTAGATGGCTTGGCGATACTTCCTACCGTCATGGTAGGGGCCGCTTTGGGTTTGATTGCCTATTTAACAGGAAACATAAAATTTGCCGAGTATTTGCATATTCCTTATGTGGCTGGGGCTGGTGAATTGATTGTGATTTGTGGCGCACTGGCAGGTGCCGGACTTGGTTTTTTATGGTTTAACACCTACCCCGCGCAAGTGTTTATGGGGGATGTTGGGGCGCTGGCATTGGGAGCGACACTTGGCACCGTGGCGGTGATTACCCGCCATGAAATAGTATTTTTTATCATGGGTGGCATTTTTGTTTTAGAAACAGTGTCGGTGATATTACAGGTTGCTTCCTTCAAGTTGACAGGTAGGCGCATTTTTAGGATGGCGCCTATACATCATCATTTTGAATTAAAAGGGTGGCCGGAGCCCAGGGTAATCGTCCGGTTTTGGATAATCACAGTCGTGTTGGTGTTATTCGGCTTGGCAACATTAAAACTTCGATGAAAATAGTTATATGAGATTGGTGCTGGCGTGAATTTAATCGCATCTGATAATAGACGGATTGTTATTGGTTTGGGAAAAACCGGGCTTTCTATCGCCCGTTATTTTTCAAAGCAAGGTCTATCGTTTACGGTGGCAGATAGTCGCGATATTCCGCCAGGATTAGATGTGTTTAGAAAAGAGTTTCCTGGTATTGAGCTCATATTGGGTAAGTTTGACGAGAAGCAATTTTTATCGGCAACAGAGCTTGTGATCAGCCCGGGTATTTCATTGGCGGAGCCAGCGATTGCTGCCGCTAAGGAAAACGGTGTTCATATCTCTGGTGATATTGAATGGTTTTGTCGTGAGGCGAACGCACCGATAATTGCAATTACCGGTTCAAATGGTAAGAGCACAGTGACAACTTTAGTCGGGGAAATGGCTGTTTGCAGTGGTCGCAAAGTGGCCGTTGGTGGAAACCTTGGGGTGCCAGCCTTAGATTTACTTAATGATGAAAATGAGCTCTATGTGCTGGAGCTATCTTCATTTCAGTTGGAGCGCTGTGCATCCGTAGGTGCGGAAGTCGCAACGGTATTAAATGTAAGTGAAGATCACCTCGATCATCACGGCAGTCTTCTTAATTATCATCAAGCAAAACATAAAATATTCAGGGATTGTAAGCAGGTCGTTGTTAACAGAGATGACCCGCTTAGTACGCCGCTTATTCCTGATGATGTGGTGCGGTGGAGTTTTGGTTCTGGGCGTTCAGATTTCCGAGCATTTGGAATCGTTGAGCAGGACGGGCAGCAATATTTGGCGCTAGCGAGAGAGCCGCTGTTAGCAGTAAACGCAATGAAGATCACTGGCAGTCACAATGTTAACAATGCCCTAGCCGCACTCGCTATAGGTAGCGCAGTTGGCTTGCCAATCCCTGCGATGTTAACAGCGTTATGCGATTTTACAGGTCTAAAACACCGCTGTGAATTTATTGCCGAGATACAAGGTGTGCGTTATTTCAACGACTCAAAGGGTACTAACGTAGGCGCGACAGTGTCGGCGCTAGGTGGTTTGGCCGATGAGGGAAAAGTTGTTCTTATCGCCGGTGGTGTCGATAAGGGAGCAGACTTTTCGCCGTTAATGGATGCGCTTGAATCGCATGGGCGGGCTGCCATTTTTATTGGTGAAATGGCGCTAACACTAATGACGATGCTTGCAGATCGTATTCCTAATGTCATTAGTGAAACCATGTCTGATGCAGTGAGCAATGCTTGTGAATATGCTTTGCCTGGTGACGTGGTGCTGTTGTCTCCGGCCTGCGCAAGCTTTGATATGTTTGATAATTATGAACATCGAGGCAATGTGTATACCGATGCTGTGCTGGCATTAGCTGGAGGTGAGTCAGTATGAGTTATTTGCAAACCAGCTTGGCAGATTTGAAAGGGTTTGACCGCCACCTACAGCTAATATTAGTCGCACTGTTAATGGTGGGTTTTGTTGCCATGACATCGGCTTCGATAGAGCATGCCGCGAGCCGTTATGGTGATGAGTTTTATTTCGCTAAGCGATATTTATTCCATTTTAGCTTGGCGTCGGTGTTAAGCATTGTGATGTATCTCACCCCAATCGATGTTTGGGAGCGCACCGGTTGGCTGCTACTACTGTTAGGTTTTGTGGTGCTGGCCTTAGTGTTGATTCCCGGTGTGGGACGAGAGGTAAACGGTAGCCGTCGTTGGATTGCACTTGGGCCGTTGACGCTACAAGCGTCAGAATTTGTAAAGCTTTGTGTGATTTTTTATCTGGCTGGTTATTTAGTGCGTAGGCATGATGAAGTTAGGCAAAGTTGGTCGGGTTTTGTTAAGCCAATGGCGTTACTTTTTGCACTGACTTTACTGCTTATGCTTGAGCCTGATTTTGGCGCAACTGTGGTCACAGCAGGCACGGCCTTT contains:
- a CDS encoding penicillin-binding protein activator — protein: MTAQTNNGETMITRTFILLIVAISLASCGSTPTKPLKSRQSSSEKYTIRPRPNVSPQQEFNAATVNIDTAEQWLANAKTMDTQDSAELLLRAAEVLLREGELARADDVVGELISPELNPDQALRLALIRARVLRGHAEFQQALAELSDSIVEKAVLDAPIRRQMQYSQLRASLYEIEGDHLSAARERIFIDPLLSPSQQPFNRESIWASLMQIPTTVLANNINSATNKDYIGWLELASIAKDNQNNIEAQVQQRDTWLRNWPKHPAHDSLPGGLDKLNDLIIERPSQVALILPVTGRLAAYGKAIRDGFFAAYYDTLTQGGNVPQINQYDSNTDDINSLYQAAINKGNKLIIGPLEKENLSALASRHTNSMTVPTLALNRIDGQNFPSGLYQFGLNPEEEAEQIAEIAAKKGYVRALILSPEGAWGQKVANAFAERWRNLNGKIVANQTFDTTKNNYSEQIKSTLQIDRSQQRLKRLQQIIGIRPDYEPYRRSDVDFIFLLARPNEGRAIKPLLAYHYAGDIPVYATSHIYRGNNAPGKDQDINGVRFIDIPWIFDENSTIRQDISAGIPSSPRYERMYALGVDSFRLHLRLKQLQNGASGQVFGETGTLTLNMLGQIERELSLAEIKDGIAVVNPTADINSDKANDF
- the rsmI gene encoding 16S rRNA (cytidine(1402)-2'-O)-methyltransferase yields the protein MDNAATLYVVATPIGNLADMVPRAVEVLQTVALIAAEDTRHSRVLLNHFDINTPLCAYHDHSNSFELERLMVHLREGKNLALISDAGTPLVSDPGYRLVDQALQEGIKVVPIPGACAVIAALSVAGLPSNRFMFEGFLPAKQHARLAVLKSLQREQRTMIFYEAPHRIRESLADISAAMGGERTVVMAREITKLYETVKRLPAAELYEWVSADSNQQRGECVILIEGFKGDIDIPAEVIDTLNVLRAELPLKQAASLCAKISGLKKNRLYQYGLDFPLDRGV
- the mraZ gene encoding division/cell wall cluster transcriptional repressor MraZ → MFLGSHTITMDSKGRLAIPAKIRDALMSACEGRLVITAHTEERCLLVYPEPQWLDLLPKIEALPNIHRKARLAQRLLLGYATPLEMDGNGRVLLSQPLRDYADLDKKLLLVGQGKKLELWSESGWFEWLGAAGEGEMPEEMLSLSL
- the rsmH gene encoding 16S rRNA (cytosine(1402)-N(4))-methyltransferase RsmH, with the translated sequence MEQHLTVLLNEAVESLVTDTDGSYVDGTFGRGGHSRLVLSRLSSTGSLLGIDKDPQAIAEGEQLEIDDSRFRIARGSFAELSDLAEHVKFARPFTGVLLDLGVSSPQLDQAERGFSFMRDGDLDMRMDTDNGLSAAEWIATAEESEMVKVLRDYGEERFAKRIVRAIIAAREEAPITRTLQLAKIVSEANPAWEKHKHPATRSFQAIRIFINDELTDLERLLGNVVDQLAVGGRLVVISFHSLEDRMVKRFMRRQSEGDDVPAYIPVTESQRNRRLKIIGKAIKASEQEIEMNPRSRSAVMRVAEKLA
- the ftsL gene encoding cell division protein FtsL — protein: MLEKKQRISSKKRYRAEDSVPAPIGGVAVPLFILLVLISCVAVVQSSHKSRKLFGQLQDLRREAMVLEEDWGRLLLEQSTWASPDRVQDLAVQKLKMQAPKAREVKMVGGYGKAG
- a CDS encoding peptidoglycan D,D-transpeptidase FtsI family protein; the encoded protein is MGKQVKAPISPWRFRMVVGALLLLALLLVWRTLTLQVLDVDRGYEFLQGQGNARTNRTELIPAHRGMISDRNGEPLAVSTPVASIWANPKELKNAKGEWARLAASLDMKTEDLSRRIDRYRNSQFMYLRRHMAPGVAKQVMQMKIPGVYLQREYRRFYPAGEVTSHVLGFTDIDDRGQEGLELAYDEWLNGTPGRKQVLKDLYGNIIREIDAGEAARPGKDVQLSIDLRLQYLAYKELKTAIAKTGAKAGSVVIIDSENGEVLAMVNQPSFNPNNRSQLVPDAMRNRAVIDMFEPGSTVKPLTIVAGLESGKYKPETIINTNPGYIKVGPKLLEDHRNYGSISVAQILKKSSQVGTTKIALSLDEHDVWGVFNRFGLGRSTGSGFPGESNGLLPNRPNWRPIERATFAFGYGLTVTNLQLAQAYSVLANRGMFQQVSLLKRTEKPVKQQVISAKIARQIVDMLEGVTELGGTATRAQVDAYRIAGKTGTSHKAIAGGYAEDRYFALFAGVAPASNPRIVAVVTIDEPRGDYFGGLVAAPVFSKVVSDALRLLNVAPDNLEPEAPKPKVKRDSAA
- a CDS encoding UDP-N-acetylmuramoyl-L-alanyl-D-glutamate--2,6-diaminopimelate ligase; amino-acid sequence: MTEQQDYTVPRLLGDLLPGLSAEVAAVPVTGLALDSRNVRPGDVFLAVNGHSVDGRDYIKSAIQSGAVAVVADAPFDAAQWSLPVIVVEDLSAKLSDIAGQFFDHPSSQLKLIGITGTNGKTSCAWMVAQLLEVIGEPCGLIGTLGNGRFGRLNSGNNTTPDAVSVQALLSDWRDGGAGWAAMEVSSHGLAQHRVAALQFTAAVFTNLTQDHLDYHGSMEAYGEEKSRLFRWSDLQLAVINRDDEFGRQLIKRSKAQRVVDFSVFDNRAMVYAEDVHCDMEGIRARLLSAWGDLTIKSSLLGGFNLSNLLAAITVLLGLGVPAKKIEAALPSLKPVPGRMECLRSADNVLVVVDYAHTPDALQKVLETLRPIIDGQIISVMGCGGDRDKSKRPLMGAIVEQYSDRVWVTNDNPRTESADAIVADICEGMRKQPAVELERDVAINTAIRTAKPGDAVLLAGKGHENYQEIAGRRLPFSDLQCARLALAARSAL